ATTGAACATCTTTATTCGATTTGAGTTTTTCACTAAGAGCCGGTCTCAAAACCTTAAAGAATTTTATACGATAATTTTTTAGAAATTTTTAATAAAATGCAGTAGTTCCTAGATATACTCTTCTTTTCATTAGTTGGTTTTCTTGTTTGTAGTAAATGCTTGTGCACATCTAACCCACGTTTTCCAAGCCCAGAAGGAAGAGTGCTATTTTGTCCTAATTATATATGATAGAATACCTTGAATTTTAATTTATAAGCGGATTTTGGACATTCTGTTTTATAGTTCTGAATTACATCATAAAGTTCTGGTTAAAACGTTTGAGTGTTTTATAATACTTTCTGAGTGAATTCGCGAAAACTAAATTTTTACAGAACTGAATTTTTTCCAAAAACAAATGCACAAACTATTAGGTTTTTAATTTAGAACCTGTGAGAATGATCGATAATTTATTGAAAGTTGATTTTACAACTTCCCTTTCCACTAGTTATAAAATATTGAACTGCATAATTATCCGTAAAATTGATAGTAGGATTAAAAACGGGAGCATCAAAAGTACCTACATCTGTGGTTTTACAACTTGTAGAAAAATATTTTACCGCAATTAGATTATCACATTCGAACGCAAGTATCGTTCCTCCAGCCTCTCTAAGATTAGAACGAAAAGCCTTTGTGGAAAAATTTTCCTTAAACTCTATCGTCTGAGAATCCGGATAATTAATTGCGGTTTCATCTCCATAAATATTGTTGTAAGCCTTATAACAATCCACATAAAACCTTCTCGTGGAACAGTTATAACCGTCCGTTCCGTAAACAGTATCACAGGCCCCATCCGCTTTTGACACGGTTAAAAATCCCCCACTCGCTCCCATAGGAACTGTTGTAATAATTTCAGTCGTGGTTATGGAAAAAATCGTACCAGTAATTCCATTGAACTTTACAGTCGTTTCGGTTGAATTGGGAGCGAAGTTCCTTCCCTGAATGGTTATCTGAGTCCCGGTATAAGAAACTC
Above is a genomic segment from Leptospira kirschneri serovar Cynopteri str. 3522 CT containing:
- a CDS encoding LIC10067 family putative lipoprotein, producing the protein MLHKLIKILFLFLFLYFFIQCDKKNSDSGLLAAIGFGNPVITLIDPPAGSPPQSDGVSYTGTQITIQGRNFAPNSTETTVKFNGITGTIFSITTTEIITTVPMGASGGFLTVSKADGACDTVYGTDGYNCSTRRFYVDCYKAYNNIYGDETAINYPDSQTIEFKENFSTKAFRSNLREAGGTILAFECDNLIAVKYFSTSCKTTDVGTFDAPVFNPTINFTDNYAVQYFITSGKGSCKINFQ